Proteins from a single region of Shinella zoogloeoides:
- a CDS encoding extracellular solute-binding protein, whose translation MLKSIKKTLIGATLIAAVSAPHAFAETTLNALFMAQAAYSEADVRAMTDAFTKANPDIKVNLEFVPYEGLHDKTVLAQGSGGGYDVVLFDVIWPAEYAANNVLVDVSSRVTDDMKKGVLPGAWTTVNYDGKSYGMPWILDTKYLFYNKEILEKAGIKTPPKTWAELNDQAKIIKDKGLLATPIAWSWSQAEAAICDYTTLVSAYGGEFLKDGKPAFTEGGGLDALKYMVDSYKSGVTNPNSKEFLEEDVRNVFQNGEAAFALNWTYMYNMANAGKDSKVAGKVGVVPAPGVEGKSEVSAVNGSMGLGVTSTSKHPDEAWKYIVHMTSQETQNAYAKLSLPIWASSYEDPAVTAGQEELIAAAKLGLAAMYPRPTTPKYQELSTALQQAIQEALLDQASPEDALKSAADNSGL comes from the coding sequence ATGTTGAAATCGATAAAGAAGACCCTGATCGGGGCGACGCTGATCGCCGCCGTCTCCGCGCCGCACGCCTTCGCGGAAACGACGCTCAACGCGCTCTTCATGGCGCAGGCCGCCTATAGCGAGGCGGATGTGCGCGCCATGACCGACGCCTTCACCAAGGCGAACCCGGATATCAAGGTAAACCTCGAATTCGTGCCCTATGAGGGCCTGCACGACAAGACGGTGCTGGCGCAGGGTTCCGGCGGCGGCTACGACGTCGTGCTGTTCGACGTGATCTGGCCGGCCGAATATGCGGCCAACAACGTCCTCGTCGACGTCTCTTCGCGCGTCACCGACGATATGAAGAAGGGCGTGCTGCCCGGCGCATGGACCACGGTGAATTATGACGGCAAGTCCTATGGCATGCCGTGGATTCTCGACACCAAGTACCTGTTCTACAACAAGGAAATCCTCGAAAAGGCCGGCATCAAGACGCCGCCGAAGACCTGGGCCGAACTCAACGATCAGGCCAAGATCATCAAGGACAAGGGCCTGCTCGCAACGCCTATCGCCTGGAGCTGGTCGCAGGCCGAGGCCGCGATCTGCGACTACACCACGCTGGTCAGCGCCTATGGCGGCGAATTCCTGAAAGACGGCAAGCCGGCCTTCACCGAAGGCGGCGGTCTCGACGCGCTGAAATACATGGTGGACAGCTACAAGTCCGGTGTCACCAACCCGAACTCCAAGGAATTCCTTGAAGAAGACGTGCGCAACGTCTTCCAGAACGGCGAGGCGGCCTTCGCGCTGAACTGGACCTACATGTACAACATGGCCAATGCCGGCAAGGACAGCAAGGTCGCCGGCAAGGTGGGCGTCGTGCCTGCGCCGGGGGTGGAAGGCAAGAGCGAGGTTTCCGCCGTCAACGGCTCGATGGGCCTCGGCGTCACCTCGACCAGCAAGCATCCCGACGAGGCGTGGAAATACATCGTCCACATGACCTCGCAGGAAACGCAGAACGCCTATGCGAAGCTCAGCCTGCCGATCTGGGCGTCTTCCTATGAGGACCCGGCCGTCACCGCCGGCCAGGAAGAGCTGATCGCCGCCGCCAAGCTCGGTCTTGCCGCCATGTATCCGCGCCCCACGACGCCGAAGTATCAGGAACTCTCCACGGCGCTCCAGCAGGCCATTCAGGAAGCCCTGCTCGATCAGGCATCGCCGGAAGACGCATTGAAGTCCGCCGCCGACAATAGCGGCCTCTGA
- a CDS encoding ROK family transcriptional regulator, with protein sequence MNELRTIRAKSGTNQEGTSAHNRRVIIEAIRLNGPLSRADLARATRLTKQTVSNLIEGLEVDGLVASEDVVRGGRGQPSTPYRLVAEGAFAIGVQIDREFTRVVAVDLLGREAARAVENLPPGDPVEGSRVILRLIGQVRAELAARIPLSVHRLTGLGVAMPGPFGLEAPGDDRWMMARWQSFPLLETLSAGTGLETSLQNDATACATAERMNGAADGLDHAVCLYLGYGIGAGLILGGELYTGSNGNAGEIGMVLFSRGGTVSPLEHRASLASLFQHLGLDSATTDAYDTVERLAATDDPRIRGWLEGAAADLRQAIHMVETVFDPQTVILTGSAPQPLAERLFSAIFPLLPSNAERPGRTVPRFRLGTMDPWAVALGAAADPIRRAFDPVFSAILKEAV encoded by the coding sequence ATGAACGAATTGCGGACGATCCGCGCCAAGAGCGGAACCAACCAGGAAGGCACGAGCGCCCATAACCGGCGCGTCATCATCGAGGCCATCCGCCTGAACGGGCCGCTCTCGCGGGCCGATCTCGCCCGCGCGACGCGCCTGACGAAGCAGACCGTGTCGAACCTCATCGAGGGACTGGAGGTGGACGGCCTCGTCGCCTCGGAGGATGTGGTGCGCGGCGGGCGCGGCCAGCCATCGACGCCCTATCGGCTGGTCGCGGAGGGGGCTTTTGCCATCGGCGTGCAGATCGACCGCGAGTTCACCCGCGTCGTCGCCGTCGATCTTCTCGGCCGCGAAGCCGCGCGCGCGGTGGAGAACCTGCCGCCGGGCGATCCCGTCGAGGGAAGCCGCGTCATCCTGCGCCTGATCGGGCAGGTGCGCGCGGAGCTTGCGGCGCGCATCCCGCTCTCCGTCCACCGGCTCACCGGCCTCGGCGTCGCCATGCCCGGCCCCTTCGGGCTGGAAGCGCCGGGCGACGACCGCTGGATGATGGCGCGGTGGCAATCCTTTCCGCTCTTGGAAACGCTTTCCGCCGGCACCGGGCTGGAAACGAGCCTGCAGAACGACGCCACCGCCTGCGCCACCGCCGAGCGCATGAACGGCGCGGCCGACGGTCTCGACCATGCCGTCTGCCTCTATCTCGGCTACGGCATCGGCGCGGGCCTCATCCTCGGCGGCGAACTTTATACCGGCAGCAACGGCAATGCGGGCGAGATCGGCATGGTGCTGTTTTCGCGCGGCGGTACGGTCTCGCCGCTTGAGCACCGCGCGTCGCTCGCCTCGCTCTTCCAGCATCTCGGCCTCGATTCGGCGACGACGGATGCCTACGACACGGTGGAGCGGCTGGCGGCGACGGACGATCCGCGCATCCGCGGCTGGCTCGAAGGCGCGGCCGCCGACTTGCGGCAGGCCATCCACATGGTCGAAACCGTCTTCGACCCGCAAACCGTCATCCTGACCGGCAGCGCGCCGCAGCCGCTGGCCGAACGGCTGTTTTCCGCGATCTTCCCGCTGCTGCCGTCCAATGCCGAGCGGCCGGGCCGCACCGTTCCGCGCTTCCGGCTCGGTACGATGGACCCCTGGGCGGTGGCCCTCGGCGCGGCGGCGGATCCCATCCGCCGGGCTTTCGACCCGGTCTTCTCGGCCATCCTGAAGGAAGCGGTCTAG
- the dgt gene encoding dGTP triphosphohydrolase: MEWDRLLCSERLRNRPYEARPNRSIFVQDHDRIVFSTPFRRLANKTQVQPLYEHDHVHHRLIHSIEVSSVARSLAMRIGDWLEGIGQIAAGESHSLSNIVQAASVAHDIGNPPFGHSGEAAMGDWFAERFDDARGMMAEIETAQRSEFVKFEGNAQGFRIIARLEMYRNDGGMQLSKATLGAFAKYPVTSAVREDIVGEGRAPYVGLKKFGLFRSELDLFRKAAESLGLPEETGAAGSWWRRHPLVFIVEAADDICYNIVDLEDAFTTGELRYEAVRDVLQEAAKRPDSVMGDLSPAEHIALLRALSIGAAIESCVEAFKANYDAIMAGTFSDSLADAGPMAGVFEKMKALSRDEVFTARRKTELEVSGRRVIGNVMTGILPVFEDLARVGWDRDRLSDHNRQLVRALDLDLRDVTNAEEALHALADFTSGMTDRYAVRIARMLTGI, translated from the coding sequence ATGGAATGGGACAGACTGCTTTGCAGCGAGCGGCTTCGCAACAGGCCCTACGAGGCAAGGCCGAACCGGTCGATCTTCGTCCAGGACCATGACCGCATCGTCTTTTCCACGCCGTTCCGGCGGCTCGCCAACAAGACGCAGGTGCAGCCGCTCTACGAGCACGACCACGTCCATCACCGCCTGATCCATTCCATCGAGGTCAGCAGCGTCGCGCGTTCGCTGGCCATGCGCATCGGCGACTGGCTGGAAGGGATCGGGCAGATCGCCGCCGGCGAATCGCACAGCCTGTCGAACATCGTCCAGGCCGCCAGCGTCGCCCACGATATCGGCAATCCGCCCTTCGGCCATTCCGGCGAGGCGGCGATGGGGGACTGGTTTGCCGAAAGGTTCGACGATGCCCGGGGCATGATGGCGGAGATCGAGACGGCGCAGCGGTCCGAATTCGTGAAATTCGAGGGCAATGCGCAGGGCTTCCGCATCATCGCCCGCCTCGAAATGTACCGCAACGACGGCGGCATGCAGCTTTCCAAGGCGACCCTCGGGGCCTTCGCCAAATATCCGGTCACATCCGCCGTGCGGGAAGATATCGTCGGCGAAGGGCGTGCGCCCTATGTCGGCCTCAAGAAGTTCGGCCTCTTCCGCTCCGAACTCGACCTGTTCCGCAAGGCGGCGGAGTCGCTTGGCCTGCCCGAGGAAACGGGCGCGGCCGGAAGCTGGTGGCGACGCCATCCGCTGGTCTTCATCGTCGAGGCGGCGGACGACATCTGCTACAATATCGTCGACCTCGAAGACGCCTTCACGACCGGCGAACTGCGATACGAGGCGGTCAGGGATGTCTTGCAGGAGGCCGCGAAGAGGCCCGACAGCGTCATGGGCGACCTCAGCCCGGCCGAACATATCGCCTTGCTGCGCGCGCTGAGTATCGGTGCAGCGATCGAAAGCTGCGTGGAGGCGTTCAAGGCAAACTACGATGCCATCATGGCCGGCACCTTCTCCGATTCGCTGGCGGATGCAGGCCCCATGGCGGGCGTCTTCGAGAAGATGAAGGCCCTTTCCCGGGACGAGGTCTTCACCGCCCGCAGGAAGACCGAGCTGGAAGTGTCCGGCCGGCGCGTGATCGGCAATGTGATGACGGGCATCCTGCCCGTCTTCGAGGACCTCGCCCGCGTGGGCTGGGATCGGGACAGGCTCTCCGACCACAACCGGCAACTCGTCCGGGCGCTCGACCTCGACCTGCGCGATGTCACGAATGCCGAAGAGGCGCTGCACGCCCTTGCCGACTTCACCTCGGGCATGACCGACCGCTATGCTGTGCGCATCGCGCGAATGCTCACCGGAATCTAG
- a CDS encoding SDR family oxidoreductase: MAGRLEGKRIVVTGAAQGIGLAMADTFFAEGASLFLIDRDGDLLAREAGRLGAGGGRVGHAAADIADAAAIERAMQAATDGIGRPNALVNNAGVNVFSEPLALSEADWQRCFDINLKGAWNCSRAVLPGMIEAGGGVILNIASTHAFTIVPHSFPYPLAKHALLGMTKALGLEYAGQGVRVNALAPGYVRTQKVVDYWNSFPDPVEAEAATMRLHPGGRIATPEEIARAALFMVSDECPFMNATCLTVDGGMSVLHHP, encoded by the coding sequence GCCATGGCCGATACCTTCTTCGCGGAAGGGGCGAGCCTCTTCCTGATCGACCGCGACGGCGACCTCCTCGCACGGGAGGCCGGGCGACTGGGGGCCGGTGGCGGCCGGGTCGGCCATGCGGCGGCGGATATCGCCGATGCTGCGGCCATCGAGCGGGCGATGCAGGCCGCGACGGACGGGATCGGCCGGCCGAACGCCCTCGTCAACAATGCCGGCGTCAACGTCTTTTCCGAACCGCTGGCGCTTTCCGAGGCGGACTGGCAGCGCTGCTTCGACATCAACCTCAAGGGTGCGTGGAATTGCAGCCGGGCCGTGCTGCCGGGCATGATCGAGGCGGGCGGCGGCGTCATCCTCAACATCGCCTCCACCCATGCCTTCACCATCGTCCCGCACAGTTTTCCCTATCCGCTCGCCAAGCATGCGCTGCTCGGCATGACCAAGGCCCTCGGCCTCGAATATGCGGGACAGGGCGTGCGGGTGAACGCGCTGGCGCCCGGTTATGTGCGCACGCAGAAGGTCGTCGACTACTGGAACAGCTTCCCCGATCCCGTCGAGGCCGAGGCCGCGACGATGCGGCTGCATCCGGGCGGGCGCATCGCGACGCCGGAAGAGATCGCCAGGGCCGCGCTTTTCATGGTCTCGGACGAGTGCCCGTTCATGAATGCCACGTGTCTGACCGTCGACGGCGGCATGTCGGTTCTCCATCACCCCTGA